A window from Bombus fervidus isolate BK054 chromosome 12, iyBomFerv1, whole genome shotgun sequence encodes these proteins:
- the Rassf8 gene encoding ras association domain-containing protein 8 isoform X2, translating to MELKVWVEGIQRIVCGVTETTTCQDVVYALAHATGQTGRFTLIERWRTNERLLAPYENPLKILMKWGEYSSEVQLILRRSTPENNKASSSLGTRLNHGTRSNGVMSSASEHNSAQDDAKNTTTPNSEFDDLQGCLDRNRDIRKSLTFGGLHGHVMENNTEIQMENVAIVQPTLHLKNKELNIRKNMQKPAQSPTRASSSESNTHLSQKKEFQETKGQAQSVNQLSGQAQNMVTVAYTQRYVELIRLVNKQRDTINAQQADLTKFDAEILYWETKNREQMHQMDFISQEVNRMETTGRLIEEQLKELAHVEEESEIVRQQEKTLKSEITLLRSKLANCETELLQCKNKIRLVMEELAIEQHNISRETDERQIMERKIITEVEHLQNEVEQAKRSAELASQCAETLKLEVVSLESAIVEKKLQVERLVADMKEANLQSLAVACQDEQVKSLFEGTHKPGSTRKMIGSPRQLETAVPTSKNPHGVWV from the exons ATGGAGTTAAAAGTATGGGTAGAAGGAATACAGCGTATTGTGTGTGGTGTTACAGAAACCACTACATGTCAG GATGTAGTATATGCTCTTGCCCATGCAACGGGCCAAACAGGTAGATTTACTTTAATAGAAAGGTGGAGAACTAATGAACGTCTTTTAGCTCCATATGAGAACCCTTTAAAG ATTCTGATGAAATGGGGAGAATATTCTTCAGAAGTTCAGTTGATATTAAGACGTTCTACCCCAGAAAATAATAAGGCTTCTAGTTCATTAGGAACTCGTTTAAACCATGGTACACGATCAAATGGTGTGATGAGTTCTGCCTCAGAACATAATAGTGCACAAGATGATGCTAAGAATACCACAACTCCAAATTCCGAATTTGATGACTTGCAAGGATGTCTTGATAGAAATCGTGACATCAGAAAATCATTAACATTTGGAGGATTACATGGACATGTTATGGAAAATAATACagaa attcAGATGGAAAATGTTGCCATAGTTCAACCTACgttgcatttaaaaaataaggaattgaatataagaaaaaatatgcaaaaaccAGCTCAGTCTCCTACCCGTGCTAGTAGCAGTGAAAGTAACACACATTTATCACAAAAGAAA GAATTTCAAGAAACAAAAGGGCAAGCTCAATCTGTAAACCAATTATCTGGTCAAGCTCAAAATATGGTTACAGTTGCTTACACTCAACGCTATGTTGAACTTATTAGACTAGTCAATAAACAACGCGATACTATTAATGCACAGCAAGCGGATCTTACTAAA TTTGATGCTGAAATATTGTATTGGGAAACTAAAAATAGAGAACAAATGCATCAGATGGATTTCATTTCTCAGGAAGTAAATCGCATGGAAACTACAGGACGTCTTATTGAAGAACAA CTAAAAGAACTAGCACACGTCGAAGAAGAAAGTGAAATAGTTAGACAACAAGAAAAGAcattaaaatcagaaattaCTTTACTGAGATCAAAACTTGCGAATTGTGAAACAGAATTACTTCagtgcaaaaataaaattag ATTAGTTATGGAAGAACTTGCTATAGAACAACATAATATAAGTCGTGAAACAGATGAAAGACAAATAATGGAACGTAAAATCATTACTGAAGTCGAACATCTTCAAAATGAAGTAGAACAAGCTAAACGTTCTGCTGAACTAGCTTCCCAATGTGCAGAAACATTAAAATTGGAAGTAGTAAGTTTAGAGTCAGCAATTGTTGAGAAAAAATTACAAGTAGAACGATTAGTAGCAGATATGAAAGAAGCTAATTTACAAAGTCTTGCTGTTGCTTGTCAAGATGAACAAGTCAAATCATTATTTGAAG GTACCCATAAACCTGGTAGTACGCGTAAAATGATAGGTTCACCAAGACAATTGGAGACTGCGGTACCTACGAGTAAAAATCCACATGGTGTTTGggtataa
- the Rassf8 gene encoding ras association domain-containing protein 8 isoform X1, with the protein MELKVWVEGIQRIVCGVTETTTCQDVVYALAHATGQTGRFTLIERWRTNERLLAPYENPLKILMKWGEYSSEVQLILRRSTPENNKASSSLGTRLNHGTRSNGVMSSASEHNSAQDDAKNTTTPNSEFDDLQGCLDRNRDIRKSLTFGGLHGHVMENNTEIQMENVAIVQPTLHLKNKELNIRKNMQKPAQSPTRASSSESNTHLSQKKVREVPPYRDPPGPASPPLRTLPPYRDPPPPNLNSPGRSQFQSSTNIGSPHVHKEDQPSSSNSVKLKRNLIQEFQETKGQAQSVNQLSGQAQNMVTVAYTQRYVELIRLVNKQRDTINAQQADLTKFDAEILYWETKNREQMHQMDFISQEVNRMETTGRLIEEQLKELAHVEEESEIVRQQEKTLKSEITLLRSKLANCETELLQCKNKIRLVMEELAIEQHNISRETDERQIMERKIITEVEHLQNEVEQAKRSAELASQCAETLKLEVVSLESAIVEKKLQVERLVADMKEANLQSLAVACQDEQVKSLFEGTHKPGSTRKMIGSPRQLETAVPTSKNPHGVWV; encoded by the exons ATGGAGTTAAAAGTATGGGTAGAAGGAATACAGCGTATTGTGTGTGGTGTTACAGAAACCACTACATGTCAG GATGTAGTATATGCTCTTGCCCATGCAACGGGCCAAACAGGTAGATTTACTTTAATAGAAAGGTGGAGAACTAATGAACGTCTTTTAGCTCCATATGAGAACCCTTTAAAG ATTCTGATGAAATGGGGAGAATATTCTTCAGAAGTTCAGTTGATATTAAGACGTTCTACCCCAGAAAATAATAAGGCTTCTAGTTCATTAGGAACTCGTTTAAACCATGGTACACGATCAAATGGTGTGATGAGTTCTGCCTCAGAACATAATAGTGCACAAGATGATGCTAAGAATACCACAACTCCAAATTCCGAATTTGATGACTTGCAAGGATGTCTTGATAGAAATCGTGACATCAGAAAATCATTAACATTTGGAGGATTACATGGACATGTTATGGAAAATAATACagaa attcAGATGGAAAATGTTGCCATAGTTCAACCTACgttgcatttaaaaaataaggaattgaatataagaaaaaatatgcaaaaaccAGCTCAGTCTCCTACCCGTGCTAGTAGCAGTGAAAGTAACACACATTTATCACAAAAGAAAGTGCGTGAAGTTCCCCCATATAGGGATCCTCCAGGTCCAGCTTCACCACCTTTAAGAACTTTACCCCCATACAGAGATCCTCCACCACCTAATTTAAATAGTCCTGGAAGATCACAGTTTCAATCTAGTACAAATATTGGAAGTCCTCATGTTCATAAAGAAGATCAACCATCTTCCAGTAATTCTGTCAAACTAAAGAGAAATCTTATTCAG GAATTTCAAGAAACAAAAGGGCAAGCTCAATCTGTAAACCAATTATCTGGTCAAGCTCAAAATATGGTTACAGTTGCTTACACTCAACGCTATGTTGAACTTATTAGACTAGTCAATAAACAACGCGATACTATTAATGCACAGCAAGCGGATCTTACTAAA TTTGATGCTGAAATATTGTATTGGGAAACTAAAAATAGAGAACAAATGCATCAGATGGATTTCATTTCTCAGGAAGTAAATCGCATGGAAACTACAGGACGTCTTATTGAAGAACAA CTAAAAGAACTAGCACACGTCGAAGAAGAAAGTGAAATAGTTAGACAACAAGAAAAGAcattaaaatcagaaattaCTTTACTGAGATCAAAACTTGCGAATTGTGAAACAGAATTACTTCagtgcaaaaataaaattag ATTAGTTATGGAAGAACTTGCTATAGAACAACATAATATAAGTCGTGAAACAGATGAAAGACAAATAATGGAACGTAAAATCATTACTGAAGTCGAACATCTTCAAAATGAAGTAGAACAAGCTAAACGTTCTGCTGAACTAGCTTCCCAATGTGCAGAAACATTAAAATTGGAAGTAGTAAGTTTAGAGTCAGCAATTGTTGAGAAAAAATTACAAGTAGAACGATTAGTAGCAGATATGAAAGAAGCTAATTTACAAAGTCTTGCTGTTGCTTGTCAAGATGAACAAGTCAAATCATTATTTGAAG GTACCCATAAACCTGGTAGTACGCGTAAAATGATAGGTTCACCAAGACAATTGGAGACTGCGGTACCTACGAGTAAAAATCCACATGGTGTTTGggtataa